aaaatgaccataaaagGACAAGAGATAAACTCCAGGATTTTCCATGAGCACAGTCAATGTTTGGCTGTGAGCAAAAGCCAGCTTCGCACACAGCATCACCAAAACAAACCGCTCACATCACTATGCAAATAAGGTCGGGGTTACAGTGAAGAAGTTCAAAACCTAcgacaggaaatgtcatatggACAAAATAACACCTGTTTAAACTCGGAGATATCACTTCTTCCATGTGGTGAAGGTCAGTGTTGGTAGGATACGCCACTAAACGTTTCACAAGCTGAAAATTGTTGGCATTTAGCCATCAAAAGCAGTTTCCACTTCAACTGTCAGCCGAGCAACCAGGAAAACGGGAAACGACTTCGGCGACACAGCGGGGAAAAAACAAGACTAGAAAAGACGTCATTACTTTGTAATTTAAATCTATCAGGTCGTTCTTACCGTGGTCGGTCACTTCACTTTAGACTTCAGAGCACGCCACAGACACAAGGAGGTACTTCTTCGCGTCTTCCCTTCCAACTTCACAACTTAGAACGAGCCTCCAGAACTTAATGAGCCACGCTCTTCTCGTCCAATCACAGAACGCGTTTACTCTGGTCCCGCCTCTCGTCGCTCAACTCATCCAATAGGAATTCGACATCGCTTCAATTCAGTGGGAAAGCTTTCAAGTTGATTGACATTTGCAAGTGATGGAGGCTGTGTAAAATTAGTACTATtagtctgctgctgctttgttacATACGTCTGATATTTTCAAATAACCACAGGCCTAGACACTGACATGAGACAGGCTTGAGCTGATGGTTGCCATCTTCCGTTTCATTATTTTCACTGAGCCTCCAGTTGAGCAATATTCgtttaagtatttttttaaataaaaaaaagctagTAAAGTTCCATTATATGTaagcaaaaacagtttcataGCTATATTCTTGACACCTAAACCGAAAGCATTTTTCTCCACCTAAATGTGGCTGTGCAGAATATCCTTATCATCAAATAATCAAAACAAAAGGAGCAAAAATCCAAGCAAAAATTTTCTGTTCATGAGTTCCTTTATTCATCGCCACACTACTTTGTGGTTGTACAGTGAAGATCAAGTGAGCCACAGCCCTGGAAATCTCAGATCATCAGGCTGAAATTCGGAAAACTCTAACCCAGTCCTGAAATAAAGTCCGCATCATCTTGAAACCTGCAGGTGAGCTTCTTGAACCCCAAAACATCTTTCAATAgagacactgaaaaacaaaaataaaaacattttaagggGTTAAGTGATTTTATGATTGACTAAATAATTTTCTTATTCAGAATGCTTCTATTATTAAAAGTGTATTAttgttactattattattactaaatTAAATAGTATAATGATTGTAGTTTATATGCTGAGGTGGTagcaatcatttaaaaaaagttgtACCTGCCAATGCTTTGCCAGCATCACTCATCAAACACTCCATATCTGATGAAATAAAAGCTGGTTGAAATTACACTTTAGGAACCAATGGAGAAACAAGGAAAAATCGATGTTCTGCCACTTGATATACTCTTTTCTCTCAGTCTGTCAGTCCAGGATCTCTTTGATGCACCAGCAGCAGAGAAGGAAATAGAGGCATTCCTTAACTGACTGGATGAATCCATAGGCAAAGTTTCCTCCCAGGAAGTTCTTGCCTCGTCCCAGGCCCATGGCCATGTCCCGCAGGTGTTGTCCCAGAGAGGCGGCAGGCATGGCCTGGGGAAGAGGACGCTGGGGGTGCATGGCTCCAGAGAGAGGGAAGGAGTGACCAGACAAATGCAACGAGGAGGGCAGTCGATGAGAAGGAATGGAAGATGAGCCGTGACAAATAGAGTCAGCCTAGATCCGTGCAACAGCTGAGGTCTGCTCCGTATTCCTGGCACGGTTCACTCCTCTACTTATAACCTCCtatgcaaactgcaaaagccCTCCACTCACATCTGGCATTTTCTCGACTGTCCTCTGGTTTCAAATGTCCGCTGCTCGATTAAAGACCTTGTTTACCTTTGCTGTACTCAGTCCCCCTGCGCTGAATGATGCCTCCCGCACCGACTCTGCTCTGAATAAGCCCCCGCTGTTCCAGCCACAAACAAGAGAGTTCCAGTAGCTCCAATACACTCCCCACTACATCCCACTCTTTGTTCAGAACAGTGTACGACAAATGCTCACATCTTCTCGTAGCGTGTGCATTGTTTCAGTCTCCACTGAAGCTTTTTGATATACTGGTACAGAGGGGGCCAACGCAGTGAATACACAGATATCACAGCCAAAGCCAAACTCACAGACAGATAAGtgatatatgtatttatatatgcaATCTATGTTTTCCGATACAGGTGTAAACAGACACGTTtccctaaaaacaaaacaaaaaccaataaaagtattaaaacagaaacatataAAGTAAAAATCATTATCTGTGCACGCTATTTCAAAGTAacctttggcttttaaaaacacaaactaaaaaaagtACAACAGCATCATCAACATTACCACCATCACCAACAACAAACAACTAAATTTCTGAAAGGATTTTCATGCAACAAAGGCAACTGTGATGCACAATGATAACACAGAACCAGTTCACTAATGATAAAGAACATCAAGTAAGCCTgttccagcacacacacatacaacagGCACGCACAGCAATGGCAGAActtctctgtggttttcctATTTCTGATCAGCATAAAGCTGAACATGCAGAGTGTGAGTGTAGGACTGACCCGGTGGTCGCacaggtaggtgtgtgtgtgtgtgtgtgtgtgtgtgtgtgtgcacatgctcTATTACATGCCAGCCCACTTAAAAAAAGTCTGAAGATCAACAGATAGTTAAGggttaggtttaaaaaaaaacaaacaaaaaaaaaaaaacccatcccTTCTTATATTTGACGATTTTGGCTTCGGCCTCTTTGACATGATCAAATTCATAACGAGCACCTCTGCGCTGTGGGTTCTGGCTCTGTGTTATTTATCAAAGAATTCATTAAATATACAACAATGGAAACAATAATCCATTACTAAGTTTATCAGTCAAAAATTTATGTTATTTACAGATGACCAGGAaacaacccccaccccctccccccgAATGGTGACATCAAGTATCTGTGACTGAACGCGAGAACGTGCATCAGAGGAGATTGCCATCACtggatctgtttgtgtgtgtttaccggAGTGTCGTTTTTGCGAAGTCTTTGATAAActgagagacttttttttttttttttttttttgtaagattCTCCTGTAGTTGACTACATTTGAATTAAGTACATAAGGTGACTGCATTGAAGTGACGTGACTGCATTGGAGAAACAAGGCACAATCAAAAAGatactaaaaaacaaacaaaaaaacatcatcatgaacTGAGGGAGGAGGAAAACAGTAAACAACAATGTGAACTCCTCCCTCCCGAATCCTCGAAAGTCTGTGAAAGCAGCACGCTGAGGAGCAACTTTTGGCTGAACATTTCATCACTAGCAATATCCATCTGCCCAGGAGCATAGAAGGTTTTTAAAAAGGACATTATTCTCTCAAGTGATTATAAGAAAAAAGAACCatcaaagtacacaaaaattACATAACCAGTTATCATGACataatttgcattatttttgcaGAGGGAAATTCATTGCTTAGACTGTTCAACACTTCTCAAAAGGGTCTCCCATTAACTGCTCTTTACAATTACTCTCTAAAGATATAACCCATAGATTGTCAATGCAAACGCATACTAAAGGTGTTTAATGTAAACCAATATCTCAACAATATCTGGTCTAAACCTCTCAAAATGTACTAATTACTGTGTtgtgggtgtgttttttttatttaaatttccttttttgtccCCTACACACACAATCTCTGCACTCTAAAACAGCCCCATTTCAATATGCATTTCTTTCTTAGCTCCAGTGCCGTAAGCACACAAGACAGATAAGAGTTGATAATATTCATGGCTTCCTTTTCTGCCGGTAGCAACCAAGTTCATGTTCTTTGGCATGGCAGGTGGTGCAGACTCAGTTGTGTACGTCTGTGTTTGCAAAGGGATCGGGAGgatacagctgttttgatcctACTCAGAATGTCCTTTGAGTGATGAGAGTCAAGATAACAGACAGAAATACAAGAAaagaatatacagtatatgatgGTCATTGGCATAGCAGTCCTAGATTTGCATACAGGCTTTCCTCCAGGGGTCAAAGTTTAAAAGTCCTTAAGAGGGGAGAGGTTGGGGTTGGTCCTCCTGATGAGATCAGAAACAAACTTGCACACCGGTGCGCGTATTCTCCAGCCAAATTATCTCAGACTCAGGTTTGCTGCAAGAGTTTGTGTTTGAGCCTGGTTCAGTCTCTGAAACAAAGAACTCTTGCCATCCAGTTTGTGTTTTATCTAAAATGCTCCAGCAACAGTCTGAGGAGGATTCCACCCCATTGGAATAAAAAAGCACATGCAGTACTGAAGTACTGAAGATCTCCCTCTGTGTCCATTCATGTTCCTTTCCACACTCTTCAGTCCTGTCATTTCAGTACATTACTCCATATAATatcatgtttccttttttttttttaatatacgctcacataaagatttttttcttagaaaaaaaatttgcatttgttttctgCCCCATTCTGTAGTTTGCAGAGGGCTCCTCTCTGGTTCACAGTAGGCTGAGAGATTGCAGCAGTGCTTCTCCGCTTTGGAGGAATGCGCCTGATAGTCGGATGTTAATCAAGGAACTGCAGATCACAGTTTGGACAGGAAATATAGCAACAGCAGCAAGTGAGTGATTTCGCAGAGAAACTGGtgaaattttttctttttttttttggctttctttgctatgtgtgtgcatatgtattCTTCTGTTTTAGGTGTAGTGTTGCTGTGGGCATTACaggaaatgagtgtgtgtgtgtgtgtgtgtgtgcgtgggcaTGTGCGTGTTGCACAGGAGTAGGAGTGTATGTTTTTTGGTGGAGTATttcattggtgtgtgtgtgtgtgtgtgtgtgtgtgtgtgtaaggtcAGGCCCTGCGCTCTACTGGCTGTTGCAGACACACTTCACTCCCAGCTGACACAATGGGAAGTCTGTTGTCCATGTGGTAACTGATCAGGTGACTGACACTCCCAAACCGATGATCTTTTGTACGGACCTAAAAGGAGAACACATGTAATATAAGTTTCAATATCTACACACCAATACAACCCTCCAATTTGAAATCCCTGTTATCAATTTGATCCCATTTTCCCTTACTGACGTACCACTCCTTCTGGGTCAACTAGTAGCAGGTGTTTGGGTTGACCACCCTGCTGTCCCGTGAGGACATACTGCCCAGGCGTGGTCCCAGACTCGCGCACCAGGAAGTCGCCATCTCGAGTCAACAGTTTCTCTGCTTCCCTGCGACTTAAGCTCCCATGGAACCAAATTTCAGACTGTAACTGCTGCACCATAGAGGGCACTGCTGTCACTGAGCCTGGACCTCCGTGCCCAGAAACCCCCAGGGCATCATCAAGCGGCTCttgaaaaatgaacacacataaatttgttgttttgtatttcTCTGTGGATAACATGCAGTCCTGAAGCATCATGTAGTACTGTCTGTATTTATAGAAGAACAGTGAATTAGGGGGCCATTTCCAAGTGAACCACACTGACTCTGACAGATGCTGCATGGTTGTGGACTTTGCCGTTAATTGAAAAGCTTTATGTAGTCAATCAATAATGTTATATAAATTACCCCTGTAATGGACAAAGACACTCTAATTTCCTTATCTTCCTCTGAGGCTGACTTCTGTGGACAGCTCCACTGCCAATTAGCATCAGTCATATGGAATGTAAAGTCCAACCCACATTACTCATTTCCCAAGCAAATGattaacctttttttcttttcacatgaAGAAAAGCTGATTGCAATTGTCAGTAATTTTGGTCATCTTGATTACAACCCACACACATCACAAAGTACCTTTCTTGTTTAGTTTCCCCACAAGCTAGCCATTTGCACTGcagtccatttggactcaattcATCGAGCAGATTCCCAActaaaaaatgcacaaagacaCTCACTCATGTCAAAAGCATCTCTGTGAGCGTTTCCATTTGCTGCAGCTGGGAGACGAGGTTTATCTACATTGACGTATGAAGGGTCATCAAACATCTCCCGTCCTCCTTCTTTGGCACCCACtaagaaaagcaaaataaacaaaatgaacaaaaatgacacaaacacaggaagaacTCTGGCACATCTTATCTCCTTGCATTCCCAAACATTTTAACCagacaaaacaagacaaaaatggggggaaaaaggcAAGAAATGGAGAGAATGTGTGACTGATGAAGAAATATGTTGCTAACCAAGAaagatgcaagaaaaaaatgaaaaaacaaacaaaaagaaaaatttctCTCCATTTTGCACATGAATGATATCCAAAGTCCCAAAAGATGCACACAGGCAGGCAGAGACAGAGCTCACCTGGTAGGGGTGGCAGAGGCTGTTTATGAATGTCATTCTGACCTGGCTGTCCATAAGGCTGCAAACACAGAGGCGTACAAACAAATAATCAGTGACTGCGCCATGCTGgcatcctcaaaaaaaaaaaaaaaaattaattctctGGCTAGTAAAATTATTACAAAGGTCGATAATTATGTGCATATAGCAAACAGGGCAATTACATCAGCATTGTTGTTGCCTTCTAGAGTGCTTCCACTCTTGCTACCATACTTGAGTTTGAGTCCAGACCATGTGACAAGTGAACAAGTGCATTTCTTGAGTCCAGATagtagactgtatataaatgatggctAGATGAAGCCATTGTTAAGCAAATTAAACCTGTAgccataaaaaaatttaaaaaaaaatcatgacagCAATGGCCAAAACGTCAAACTAATGTGTAGATCACAGtgtttacattatatatatttatacatcttCTTTTATATGTAGTCTATGGTCCAGATTTGTCATACTCAGGCCTGGTGTGCATCAGGTGACATCAAAATCCACAATCATCCTCAATTTTTTAAGCTAGATAATAACACAAATGCATTAGAAATCAATTAGAGACAAGTCATAAACATTTTGAAGTGTGCCGAGTGTGTGCCAGCAGCAACTCCGTTATAGTACTCCATTATAAAGGTGTGTATGCAATTATTACATGGATGATGATGCAATAATCCTTGGGACTGGCACAGATAAATAGTTACTAATCTCAAAGCACTTGATTTAATTTGGTCTAAAGTGAACACTTCTTACACATGTAAttatcagattttttaaaacagtACTGCGAGTATTTAGATGTGTATGTCTTATTCCTTTTGTGTTAATATGTATTTTTCTCACCAGTGTGGCCCCAGGCCGGGTCCTCATGTCAATCAGTCCACCAGGGGGAGGCTGTTTTCCAGGGAAATTATTATAGTACGGGACATCAGGAAGTGGAGCAGCCTCATCGTCCTCTTCCTCCCATGCGG
This window of the Archocentrus centrarchus isolate MPI-CPG fArcCen1 chromosome 16, fArcCen1, whole genome shotgun sequence genome carries:
- the shc1 gene encoding SHC-transforming protein 1 isoform X2 codes for the protein MNRLGGVSRRARVEGGQLGGDEWTRHGSFVNKPTRGWLHSDNLVSTTGVSYTVRYMGCVEVLQSMRALDFNTRTQVTREAISVVCEAVPGAKGARRRKPSSRCLTSILGKSNLQFAGMTISLTISTSSLNLLASDCKQIIANHHMQSISFASGGDPDTAEYVAYVAKDPVNQRACHILECSEGLAQEVISTIGQAFELRFKQYLKNPPKLVTPHDRMAPFDGSAWEEEDDEAAPLPDVPYYNNFPGKQPPPGGLIDMRTRPGATLPYGQPGQNDIHKQPLPPLPVGAKEGGREMFDDPSYVNVDKPRLPAAANGNAHRDAFDMKPLDDALGVSGHGGPGSVTAVPSMVQQLQSEIWFHGSLSRREAEKLLTRDGDFLVRESGTTPGQYVLTGQQGGQPKHLLLVDPEGVVRTKDHRFGSVSHLISYHMDNRLPIVSAGSEVCLQQPVERRA
- the lenep gene encoding lens epithelial cell protein LEP503, which gives rise to MHPQRPLPQAMPAASLGQHLRDMAMGLGRGKNFLGGNFAYGFIQSVKECLYFLLCCWCIKEILD